One region of Gilliamella sp. ESL0405 genomic DNA includes:
- a CDS encoding M48 family metalloprotease: MKRMLKKAIALVLSSTLLLQNSAVVYANNISLPDIGTAAASTLSIGQELEMGDYYMRMLRASAPIINDPVLNQYINEIGKKLVSKSESVQTPFHFYIMRSDVLNAFAFFGGNVVIHSKLILDTDNESQLASVMAHEIGHVTQRHLARAMEAQNRNSPYVWGATLCSLLLTLANPEAGMAAMTGTMAGSQQSMISFTQSNEQEADRVGLRTLVKAGFDPNASSEFLQKLADQSRFTTKPPEILLTHPLPNSRLSDVRSRSLQYGKKNVSSSIDYYLAKARLAILYNSRNKNIAKLLIEDYKKLNTPQSKVAIIYANALVDNHNGNNQKAKEQLQPLLDNDPNNIWYIDLMTDIDLAMNNGSSAITRLQAALKHSPNNAALKLNLANAYIKTKNYQQAASLLHRYTFDNSDDQNGWELLVQAYGGLNSRAQEMSAQAEVQALDGDFEGAINILQNAKRQTKNNQTLISKIDARINQIQKLQKRYAPYRR; the protein is encoded by the coding sequence TTGAAAAGAATGTTAAAGAAAGCAATCGCATTAGTTTTATCAAGTACATTATTATTACAAAATAGCGCTGTCGTCTACGCGAATAACATCTCCCTACCGGATATCGGCACCGCTGCCGCTTCGACCTTAAGTATTGGTCAAGAACTGGAAATGGGCGATTACTACATGCGAATGCTTCGAGCCAGTGCGCCAATCATTAACGATCCGGTTTTGAACCAATATATTAATGAGATTGGCAAAAAGTTAGTGTCAAAATCTGAATCCGTGCAAACCCCTTTCCATTTTTACATTATGCGAAGCGATGTGCTAAATGCTTTCGCCTTTTTTGGTGGAAATGTGGTGATTCATTCTAAACTTATATTAGATACCGATAACGAAAGCCAACTCGCCTCCGTTATGGCGCATGAAATTGGCCATGTTACTCAACGCCATTTGGCAAGAGCAATGGAAGCACAGAATCGTAATAGCCCTTATGTCTGGGGAGCTACGTTATGCTCGTTATTGCTTACTTTAGCCAATCCTGAAGCTGGCATGGCAGCCATGACCGGCACGATGGCAGGATCGCAACAAAGCATGATAAGCTTTACTCAATCAAATGAACAAGAGGCCGATCGTGTCGGGCTTAGAACATTAGTGAAAGCGGGTTTTGATCCTAACGCTTCATCTGAATTTTTACAAAAACTCGCCGATCAAAGCCGTTTTACCACTAAACCGCCAGAAATTTTATTGACTCACCCCTTACCCAATAGCCGTTTAAGCGATGTTCGCAGCCGTTCCTTACAGTACGGTAAAAAAAATGTCTCCTCGTCAATAGACTACTATTTAGCCAAAGCACGACTTGCTATTCTTTATAACTCAAGAAATAAAAACATTGCTAAACTCTTGATTGAAGATTACAAAAAACTTAATACGCCACAAAGTAAAGTAGCCATTATCTATGCCAATGCGCTGGTTGATAATCATAATGGCAACAATCAGAAAGCTAAAGAGCAACTACAACCATTATTAGATAATGATCCAAACAATATCTGGTATATCGATTTAATGACCGATATTGATTTGGCAATGAATAATGGCAGCAGCGCTATTACTCGCCTGCAAGCGGCACTGAAACATTCACCGAATAACGCGGCATTAAAGCTTAACCTTGCAAATGCCTATATTAAAACGAAAAACTATCAGCAAGCTGCCAGTTTGTTACATCGTTATACCTTTGATAACAGTGATGATCAAAACGGCTGGGAATTACTGGTACAAGCTTACGGTGGCTTAAATTCACGCGCGCAAGAGATGAGCGCTCAAGCTGAAGTACAAGCGTTAGACGGTGATTTTGAAGGGGCAATTAATATCTTGCAAAATGCCAAACGTCAAACCAAAAACAATCAGACTTTAATTTCAAAGATTGATGCAAGAATTAATCAAATACAAAAACTACAAAAACGCTATGCGCCTTATCGAAGATAA
- a CDS encoding tyrosine-protein phosphatase produces MNYKTQHLIANYPSILKQLVMLLLLCYLILITTGCQLPNKNQLELPGNFHKISDDVYRAEQPTTKQLQNLNELGFKTIINLRLLHSDRGRLTDTNLSEVWVRMRAGDINDENMIEVLTAIAKSPKPILIHCWHGSDRTGVVSAMYRLVFQNWTKEQAINELMQPELGYHKKAYPNIIQYLKQVDVEKIRAVVFQ; encoded by the coding sequence ATGAATTATAAAACACAACATCTAATAGCAAACTATCCAAGCATACTAAAACAATTGGTGATGCTATTATTGTTGTGTTATTTAATTTTGATTACCACCGGTTGCCAGTTGCCGAATAAAAACCAGCTGGAACTACCCGGCAATTTTCATAAAATTTCTGATGATGTTTATCGCGCCGAACAACCAACAACGAAACAGCTACAGAATCTTAATGAGCTGGGCTTTAAAACTATCATTAATTTACGATTATTGCACAGCGATCGTGGTAGATTAACCGATACTAACCTGTCTGAGGTTTGGGTTAGAATGCGAGCCGGTGATATCAATGATGAAAACATGATTGAAGTGCTGACCGCTATTGCCAAATCCCCTAAACCGATTCTGATCCATTGTTGGCATGGTAGCGATCGCACCGGTGTAGTCAGTGCGATGTACCGTTTGGTTTTTCAAAACTGGACAAAAGAGCAAGCAATAAACGAATTGATGCAACCGGAATTGGGTTATCACAAAAAAGCATACCCCAATATCATACAATATCTGAAACAAGTGGATGTTGAAAAAATCCGTGCAGTCGTATTTCAATAA
- the proS gene encoding proline--tRNA ligase: protein MRTSKYLLSTLKETPADAEVISHQLMLRAGMIRKVAAGLYTWLPTGYRVLKKVENIVREEMNKAGAIEVLMPVVQPADIWQESGRWEQYGPELLRIKDRGDRDFVLGPTHEEVITDLVRNEVSSYKQLPLNIYQIQTKFRDEVRPRFGVMRSREFIMKDAYSFHTTQESLQETYDDMYKAYSAVFTRAGLNFRAVRADTGSIGGNWSHEFQVLADSGEDDIVFSTESDYAANIEMAQALAPTQTRLAPTSAMTLVDTPNAKTIEELVEQFELPIEKTVKTLMVKASKESGHQLVALLVRGDHSLNEIKAEKIDIVASPLEFATEEEIRAIVKAGPGSLGPINLNMPIIIDRDVAVMSDFSAGANIDHKHYFNINWERDCPLPRIEDIRNVVEGDISPDGKGTLQIKRGIEVGHIFQLGTKYSQAMKATVQGEDGQNHVMIMGCYGIGVSRIVAAAIEQCHDERGIVWPEAIAPFSVVIIPMNMHKSEKVQATAEKLYADLQAAGIEVLFDDRKERPGVMFADAELIGIPHTIVIGERNLDNGEVEYKHRAGGDKTLVKVEDILSFIQKRRQSI from the coding sequence ATGCGAACCAGTAAATATCTTCTTTCTACGTTAAAAGAAACGCCTGCTGATGCTGAAGTCATTAGCCATCAATTAATGTTACGTGCCGGAATGATCCGCAAAGTTGCCGCGGGATTATATACTTGGCTACCGACTGGTTATCGTGTGCTAAAAAAAGTTGAAAACATTGTTCGTGAAGAGATGAATAAAGCCGGTGCGATCGAAGTGCTAATGCCGGTTGTTCAACCTGCCGATATTTGGCAAGAGAGCGGACGCTGGGAACAATATGGTCCGGAATTATTAAGAATTAAAGATCGTGGCGATCGTGATTTTGTCTTAGGCCCAACCCATGAAGAAGTCATTACTGATTTAGTGCGTAATGAAGTGAGTTCATATAAACAATTACCGCTAAATATTTATCAAATTCAAACAAAATTCCGTGATGAAGTTCGCCCAAGATTTGGCGTGATGCGATCACGTGAATTTATTATGAAAGATGCTTATTCGTTCCATACCACTCAAGAATCGCTTCAAGAAACTTATGATGATATGTATAAAGCCTATAGTGCGGTATTTACTCGTGCCGGATTAAACTTTAGAGCGGTGCGAGCGGATACAGGCTCAATTGGTGGTAACTGGTCACACGAATTTCAGGTATTAGCTGACAGCGGCGAGGATGATATTGTTTTTTCAACCGAATCGGATTACGCTGCCAATATTGAAATGGCACAAGCATTAGCACCAACGCAAACTCGCCTTGCGCCAACAAGTGCCATGACATTAGTTGATACGCCTAATGCCAAAACTATTGAGGAATTAGTCGAACAATTTGAATTACCGATTGAAAAAACGGTTAAAACACTCATGGTTAAAGCAAGTAAAGAGAGTGGGCACCAGCTAGTTGCACTATTAGTCCGTGGTGACCATAGTTTAAATGAGATTAAAGCAGAAAAGATTGATATTGTGGCATCTCCTCTTGAATTTGCGACCGAAGAAGAGATACGGGCAATTGTCAAAGCTGGACCAGGATCATTGGGACCAATTAATCTCAATATGCCAATTATTATTGACCGTGATGTGGCTGTAATGAGTGATTTTAGTGCAGGCGCCAATATCGATCATAAGCACTACTTTAATATCAACTGGGAACGTGATTGCCCGCTTCCTCGCATCGAAGATATTCGTAATGTTGTTGAAGGAGATATCAGCCCGGATGGTAAAGGCACGCTACAAATAAAACGAGGTATCGAAGTTGGGCATATTTTCCAACTGGGTACTAAGTACTCACAAGCAATGAAAGCCACCGTACAAGGTGAAGATGGTCAAAACCATGTGATGATCATGGGCTGTTATGGTATTGGTGTAAGCCGTATTGTTGCTGCTGCCATTGAGCAGTGTCATGATGAACGTGGGATTGTATGGCCAGAAGCAATTGCGCCTTTCAGTGTTGTGATTATACCTATGAACATGCATAAATCAGAAAAAGTACAAGCAACGGCTGAAAAGCTCTATGCCGACTTGCAAGCTGCTGGCATAGAAGTACTATTTGATGATCGTAAAGAGCGCCCGGGCGTTATGTTTGCTGATGCTGAGCTTATCGGTATTCCACACACCATTGTCATTGGCGAAAGAAACTTAGATAACGGCGAAGTTGAATATAAACATCGTGCCGGTGGTGATAAAACGCTGGTTAAAGTTGAAGATATCCTTAGCTTTATCCAAAAGCGTCGTCAGTCAATTTAA
- a CDS encoding serine/threonine transporter has translation MDNAVENKDVVGGTNGVKLPKWRKSDTLWMLSLYGTAIGAGVLFLPINAGVGGLIPLLVMLVLAFPMTFFAHQALCRFVLSGKNPEGDITVVVEEAFGRTAGNFITVLYFFAIYPILLVYSVGITNTVDSFMVHQLGMASIPRALLSFVLVAFLMSIVHFGEELIVKVMSILVFPFIAVLMILALFLIPEWNGEIFANVSLSGAGSDGSQSILMTLWLVIPVMVFAFNHSPIISSLAVAKRKEYGDVYAEPKCSTIIAASNIMMVVTVMFFVFSCALCLTPAELLDAKAQNISTLSYLANRFNSPVIEYIGPPIAFIAMAKSFLGHYLGGKEGFNGVVNKALRSCDKTISPAKLDKIAIGFMFITAWGTATLNPSILGLIESLGGPILAILLFLMPMYAINKLPALAKYRGKLSNVFIVIMGLIAISAAIYNLL, from the coding sequence ATGGATAATGCTGTAGAAAACAAAGATGTTGTTGGGGGTACCAATGGGGTAAAATTACCTAAGTGGCGTAAAAGTGATACCTTATGGATGCTAAGTCTGTATGGCACAGCAATCGGGGCTGGCGTTCTGTTTTTACCAATAAATGCAGGTGTCGGAGGCTTGATTCCACTATTGGTGATGTTAGTCCTTGCCTTTCCGATGACGTTTTTTGCTCATCAAGCGTTATGTCGATTTGTTTTATCGGGTAAAAATCCTGAAGGTGATATCACGGTGGTGGTTGAAGAGGCATTTGGACGAACTGCCGGCAACTTTATCACGGTGCTTTATTTCTTTGCTATCTACCCGATTTTATTGGTTTACAGCGTTGGTATCACCAATACTGTTGATAGCTTTATGGTACATCAATTAGGCATGGCATCGATACCAAGGGCGTTATTATCTTTTGTATTAGTCGCTTTTTTAATGTCGATTGTTCACTTTGGTGAAGAGCTGATTGTCAAAGTGATGTCGATTTTAGTGTTTCCTTTTATTGCTGTACTGATGATTTTAGCGCTATTTTTAATTCCGGAATGGAATGGTGAAATTTTTGCTAACGTATCATTAAGTGGGGCCGGTAGTGACGGCAGTCAAAGTATTTTAATGACGCTGTGGCTGGTTATTCCGGTTATGGTATTTGCATTTAATCACTCTCCAATTATCTCTTCTTTAGCCGTTGCTAAACGCAAAGAGTATGGCGATGTTTACGCTGAACCAAAATGCTCTACAATTATTGCTGCAAGTAATATAATGATGGTTGTAACGGTCATGTTTTTTGTGTTTAGCTGTGCACTTTGCTTAACCCCTGCTGAGCTGTTGGATGCAAAAGCACAAAATATTTCGACATTATCTTATTTGGCAAACCGATTTAATTCACCTGTTATTGAGTATATTGGGCCCCCAATTGCGTTTATTGCAATGGCGAAATCATTTTTAGGCCACTATTTAGGGGGTAAAGAGGGCTTTAATGGCGTGGTTAATAAAGCACTGCGTAGCTGTGATAAAACAATTTCACCGGCAAAATTAGATAAAATTGCCATTGGCTTTATGTTTATCACGGCCTGGGGAACAGCCACACTTAATCCGAGTATTTTAGGTTTAATTGAATCATTGGGTGGTCCAATTTTAGCGATACTGCTGTTTTTAATGCCAATGTATGCGATCAACAAATTACCGGCATTAGCTAAGTATCGTGGCAAATTAAGTAATGTATTTATTGTCATTATGGGTTTGATTGCTATTTCAGCAGCTATTTATAATTTGCTTTAA
- a CDS encoding L-serine ammonia-lyase, translated as MSSVFEIFKIGIGPSSSHTVGPMRAGKAFVDELISQGLMPSVTKIVADVYGSLSLTGKGHQTDIAIILGLAGEKPDTVNIDNIPIFIEKISQTNRLSIYDNRYEIDFPLAECMVFHSKFLPLHENGMTLSAYHGDELLFQKTYYSVGGGKIVEEAQFGQQEQNPVLLPYPFSTAAQLLKSCEDNSLSISSIMMKNELELHSYEEIEDYFHRVGQTILDCIKRGMNTEGLLPGPLKVPRRAFSLYRQLSTTKDNIISDPMVIIDWVNMFALAVSEENAAGGRVVTAPTNGACGIIPAVLAYYDKFINPVTPDISMRFFLTCGAIGQLYQKNASISGAEVGCQGEVGVACSMAAAGLAELLGGNPQQVCMAAEIAMEHNLGLTCDPVAGQVQVPCIERNAIAAVKAINATRMALRRTTVAKVSLDKVIETMYETGKDMNAKYRETSRGGLAITVHCS; from the coding sequence ATGAGTTCGGTATTTGAAATATTTAAAATCGGTATTGGGCCGTCAAGTTCACATACAGTCGGACCAATGCGAGCTGGAAAAGCATTTGTCGATGAGCTGATAAGTCAAGGGTTGATGCCGTCTGTAACCAAAATTGTAGCAGATGTTTATGGTTCATTATCACTAACCGGTAAGGGGCATCAGACCGATATCGCCATTATTCTGGGGCTGGCTGGTGAAAAACCCGATACCGTCAATATTGATAACATCCCGATATTTATTGAAAAAATTAGTCAGACTAATCGGTTATCGATTTATGACAATCGTTATGAAATTGATTTTCCACTAGCTGAGTGTATGGTTTTTCATTCTAAATTTTTACCATTACATGAAAATGGTATGACATTAAGCGCTTATCATGGCGATGAGCTGCTGTTTCAAAAAACTTACTACTCTGTTGGTGGGGGCAAAATTGTTGAAGAGGCGCAATTTGGTCAGCAAGAGCAAAATCCGGTTTTGTTGCCTTATCCATTTTCGACTGCCGCACAGCTATTAAAATCGTGTGAAGATAATTCGTTATCCATTTCCAGTATTATGATGAAAAACGAGCTGGAATTGCACTCTTATGAAGAGATTGAAGACTATTTTCATCGTGTCGGGCAGACTATTTTAGATTGTATTAAACGTGGCATGAACACCGAAGGGTTATTACCCGGCCCGCTTAAAGTGCCACGCCGAGCGTTTTCCTTGTACCGTCAATTATCGACCACCAAAGATAATATTATCAGCGATCCTATGGTCATTATTGATTGGGTCAATATGTTTGCCTTAGCGGTGAGTGAAGAGAATGCTGCCGGTGGGCGGGTTGTCACGGCGCCAACTAATGGTGCATGTGGGATCATTCCTGCGGTGCTTGCCTATTATGATAAGTTTATTAATCCTGTTACGCCGGATATCTCAATGCGTTTCTTTTTAACTTGTGGCGCAATTGGGCAGCTTTATCAAAAAAATGCCTCAATATCGGGTGCAGAAGTAGGGTGTCAGGGTGAAGTTGGTGTTGCTTGCTCCATGGCTGCCGCTGGGCTTGCTGAGCTTTTAGGTGGGAATCCGCAACAAGTTTGTATGGCCGCTGAAATTGCCATGGAACATAATTTAGGTTTAACTTGCGATCCGGTTGCCGGGCAAGTACAAGTGCCATGTATTGAGCGTAATGCTATCGCCGCTGTTAAAGCAATTAATGCCACTCGTATGGCTTTAAGACGCACAACCGTTGCCAAAGTGTCGCTTGATAAGGTGATTGAAACCATGTATGAAACCGGTAAAGACATGAACGCTAAATATCGTGAAACATCACGAGGCGGGCTGGCAATTACCGTTCATTGTAGTTAA
- a CDS encoding helix-turn-helix domain-containing protein, with protein sequence MNETTEMVAMLCRRIKMARIEKNLSQQELAQKSELGIATIKRIESGESITLHTLINVLKGLGELDQLNNLLAYNELMHHTSTEQAKRKRKLRSIKSEKADMLANNDFLRSKVNTMRWKY encoded by the coding sequence ATGAATGAAACAACCGAAATGGTTGCCATGTTATGTCGCAGAATAAAAATGGCCAGAATTGAAAAAAATTTATCACAACAAGAACTTGCCCAAAAATCTGAGCTTGGCATAGCAACCATTAAACGCATCGAAAGTGGTGAATCCATTACTTTACATACACTGATTAACGTACTAAAAGGATTGGGCGAGCTTGATCAGCTCAATAATTTACTTGCCTACAATGAACTGATGCATCATACATCAACTGAGCAAGCTAAACGAAAAAGAAAGTTACGTTCAATAAAAAGTGAAAAAGCCGATATGCTGGCCAATAATGATTTTTTACGTTCTAAAGTCAATACCATGCGCTGGAAATATTAA
- a CDS encoding NAD(P)H-hydrate dehydratase — protein MQYLVTSSEMQHYDAHTSQTIGLPALVLMERAALAVVNQLQTEDFNLSRVALICGYGNNGGDGIAVARLLKLHHIDVTVYLVGLPNSASAQTLQQIKIAQHYQIPVMTSLPDSLSSYTTVVDAIFGIGLNRNVSGEFLRAIELINQSHADVLAIDIPSGVCADTGKILGAAVKAKQTVTFAYSKLGLSFYPGLELAGKVTIADIGIYADKPASHYTFEQDDLDKLLPIRANDSHKGSYGKVLTIAGSQNMSGAAYLSAKAAYRAGAGLVRIYTPICNSTILLSQLPEALLSPFTPNHVNFTELETWINWASVIVIGPGMGVSDDSHQILSYVLNHATVPIIIDADGLNVLSQDLSLLKQAKSPIILTPHLGEMASLTKRAIDEIKHNLIAIAKTFSQKHNVICVLKDAKTVVAQPHKPTYINQSGNNGMATAGSGDVLTGIIAGLIAGHLPAAQAAPVSVYLHGLAGNNAAEKLNKYSLLASDIIEGLTHILPN, from the coding sequence ATGCAATACTTAGTCACCTCGTCTGAAATGCAGCACTATGATGCTCATACTTCGCAAACAATCGGCTTGCCTGCACTAGTGTTAATGGAACGAGCGGCATTAGCGGTCGTCAATCAACTTCAAACTGAAGATTTTAACCTAAGCAGAGTTGCGCTCATATGTGGTTATGGTAACAATGGTGGAGACGGCATTGCCGTTGCGCGTTTACTCAAATTACACCATATCGATGTGACAGTCTATTTAGTTGGCTTACCTAATAGTGCATCGGCTCAAACATTACAGCAAATTAAAATCGCTCAGCACTATCAAATCCCTGTCATGACATCGTTACCCGATTCACTTTCGTCCTATACAACGGTTGTCGATGCTATTTTCGGTATCGGTCTTAATCGCAATGTTAGCGGTGAATTTTTGCGGGCTATTGAGCTGATTAATCAAAGTCATGCCGATGTGCTAGCGATTGATATCCCTTCCGGCGTGTGTGCCGACACCGGAAAAATATTAGGTGCGGCGGTAAAAGCGAAACAGACAGTAACCTTTGCCTATTCTAAGCTCGGATTATCCTTCTATCCTGGCCTTGAGTTAGCCGGCAAAGTAACGATTGCCGATATTGGGATTTATGCCGACAAACCGGCTTCGCATTATACTTTCGAGCAAGATGATCTCGATAAATTATTACCGATACGAGCAAATGACTCCCATAAAGGCTCTTATGGTAAAGTATTGACAATCGCCGGTTCGCAAAACATGTCCGGTGCCGCTTACTTATCGGCTAAAGCCGCCTATCGAGCCGGCGCCGGGTTAGTACGTATTTACACACCAATTTGTAATAGCACAATTTTATTATCCCAACTCCCCGAAGCATTATTATCGCCTTTTACACCAAATCACGTTAATTTTACTGAACTCGAAACATGGATAAATTGGGCATCGGTAATTGTTATCGGCCCCGGTATGGGGGTATCAGATGATAGTCATCAGATTTTATCTTACGTGCTTAACCATGCGACCGTGCCAATTATTATTGATGCTGACGGACTTAATGTGTTATCGCAAGATTTGTCATTACTTAAGCAAGCCAAATCGCCCATTATCCTTACACCACATTTAGGTGAAATGGCCAGCCTAACCAAACGCGCTATCGATGAAATTAAACATAATTTAATCGCAATAGCAAAAACTTTTTCGCAAAAGCACAATGTCATTTGTGTGTTAAAAGATGCTAAGACCGTCGTTGCCCAACCTCACAAACCGACTTATATTAATCAATCGGGTAATAATGGTATGGCAACGGCAGGATCAGGTGATGTGTTAACTGGCATTATAGCCGGACTTATTGCCGGTCATTTACCCGCCGCTCAAGCAGCCCCAGTAAGTGTTTACTTGCACGGTTTGGCTGGTAATAATGCGGCTGAAAAATTAAATAAATACAGTTTATTAGCTTCTGATATCATCGAAGGTTTAACCCATATACTACCCAATTAA
- the mpl gene encoding UDP-N-acetylmuramate:L-alanyl-gamma-D-glutamyl-meso-diaminopimelate ligase: MHIHILGICGTFMGGIALIARSLGHKVTGSDKNVYPPMSTLLQRENVEIIEGDDPAQLNPTPDLVIIGNALSRGNPCVEYILDNNIPYISAPQWLHDNVLKDRWVIAVAGTHGKTTTASMVNWILEQQGFKQGFVIGGVPGNFDISARLGEGNFFVIEADEYDCSFFDKRSKFMHYCPKTLIMNNLEFDHADIFDDLSSIQKQFHHLVRLVPSKGLIIAPQEDVNLKQVLAKGCWSDQIFTESETGWLAQRMNNDASHFAVYFNGNKVGEVRYSLVGEHNMHNAIMAIAAANNVGVKAEDACQALGSFINAKRRLELYGQVNNIEIYDDFAHHPTAILATLEALRSKIGANRRILAVLEPRSNTMKLGISKDELAPSLGRADEVYMFQPEQLPWLVVDVVDACIQPAYWSGDIDLLVEMITKSAKPTDAILIMSNGGFNGIHKKILDSLEKQQIKNQQDKPLLIK; this comes from the coding sequence ATGCATATTCATATTCTTGGTATCTGTGGCACATTTATGGGAGGAATTGCATTAATAGCCCGCTCACTAGGTCACAAAGTCACCGGTTCAGACAAAAATGTTTACCCGCCGATGAGCACCTTGTTACAACGAGAAAATGTCGAAATCATTGAAGGCGACGATCCTGCGCAATTAAATCCTACACCGGATTTAGTTATCATTGGTAACGCATTATCACGGGGTAATCCTTGTGTGGAATACATTTTAGATAATAACATTCCTTATATCTCAGCACCGCAATGGTTGCATGATAATGTGTTAAAAGATCGCTGGGTGATTGCGGTTGCCGGTACTCATGGTAAAACTACTACCGCCAGCATGGTAAACTGGATCTTAGAACAACAAGGCTTTAAGCAAGGCTTTGTTATTGGTGGCGTACCTGGAAACTTTGACATATCAGCCAGATTAGGCGAAGGAAATTTCTTTGTTATTGAAGCTGACGAGTATGACTGTTCGTTCTTTGATAAACGCTCCAAATTCATGCACTATTGCCCGAAAACGCTAATAATGAACAACTTAGAATTTGACCACGCTGACATATTTGATGATCTCAGCTCAATTCAAAAACAGTTTCATCACTTAGTGCGCTTAGTGCCAAGTAAAGGTCTGATTATTGCACCTCAAGAAGATGTCAATCTTAAACAGGTGTTAGCCAAAGGTTGTTGGAGTGATCAAATTTTTACTGAATCGGAAACAGGTTGGTTAGCCCAACGAATGAATAACGATGCCAGCCACTTTGCGGTCTACTTTAATGGTAATAAAGTAGGCGAAGTTCGATACTCTTTAGTTGGTGAACATAATATGCACAATGCCATAATGGCTATTGCTGCTGCCAACAATGTCGGGGTTAAAGCTGAAGATGCTTGTCAGGCATTAGGCTCATTTATCAATGCCAAACGACGTTTAGAGTTATATGGTCAAGTGAATAATATTGAAATTTATGACGACTTTGCGCATCATCCAACCGCAATTTTAGCGACGTTAGAAGCATTACGCAGTAAAATTGGTGCTAATCGCCGAATTTTAGCCGTACTCGAACCACGTTCTAACACCATGAAACTCGGAATATCTAAAGATGAGCTTGCACCGTCGCTTGGGCGGGCTGACGAAGTTTACATGTTCCAACCGGAACAGTTACCTTGGTTGGTTGTTGATGTTGTTGATGCCTGTATTCAACCGGCTTATTGGTCGGGCGATATCGATCTTTTAGTTGAAATGATCACAAAATCCGCAAAACCGACCGACGCTATATTGATTATGAGTAATGGTGGTTTTAATGGTATTCATAAAAAGATTTTAGATAGTCTGGAAAAACAACAAATTAAAAATCAGCAAGACAAACCCTTGTTAATCAAATAG